A window of the Henckelia pumila isolate YLH828 chromosome 3, ASM3356847v2, whole genome shotgun sequence genome harbors these coding sequences:
- the LOC140888003 gene encoding uncharacterized protein has protein sequence MSSPISFIFSTNNLILHTVFAVSLTLLLSFFKIPALLLHGLHTYIHPDDVNPGGNSGGLRAAIRRPGAIGSEQIKPRKKSKERFDFDESKAQIFRLQLNEGHLQSRIYFKEFYSVFNYTLISLLSLLLHRFLRVDKDSGVVRNGNYNPDFIGVGGRLIMVFEVFPKWVLDFSFDSLDGFGKVLFAALMGFVVGILFIPALRNARAFWLGTDQIRCNLSIISCGLFSRMLLYANFILVFFTSLLWINPVAEFLVDSRMNSKNGSNITDKKGEVLNLVGCIGLSRSNFENLRLCCMLISGLLQILALRPNVQMFLNEAVFCWYQRLHGSKVPDLEYSRAKVFLHNHCLCLVVLQFFAPGAMVLLLLGLSPFDNNFLTDIHWPCNNSSCSVFVKEVALFMAWWIIFVWAVHCSVILALYRRGIFYVS, from the exons ATGTCCTCACCAATATCCTTCATTTTCTCCACTAATAATCTCATACTCCACACTGTATTTGCCGTCTCGCTCACGCTTCTTTTGTCCTTCTTCAAGATCCCAGCTTTACTTCTTCACGGCCTACACACGTACATTCATCCCGATGATGTCAATCCCGGCGGCAACTCTGGAGGTCTCCGAGCTGCCATTAGAAGGCCAGGCGCGATTGGCTCGGAACAGATAAAACCCAGAAAGAAATCAAAAGAACGATTTGATTTTGACGAAAGTAAAGCTCAGATCTTTAGACTGCAACTCAATGAAGGTCATCTCCAATCAAGGAtttatttcaaagaattttACAGTGTTTTTAACTACACTCTTATTTCTTTATTATCTTTGCTGCTTCATAGATTTCTGAGAGTGGATAAAGATTCTGGGGTTGTCAGAAATGGGAACTATAATCCCGATTTTATTGGGGTTGGTGGGC GTCTGATTATGGTTTTTGAGGTTTTTCCAAAATGGGTTCTTGATTTTAGCTTTGATTCATTGGATGGATTCGGGAAAGTCCTTTTTGCTGCTTTAATGGGATTCGTTGTGGGCATTCTTTTTATTCCAGCATTGAGAAATGCTCGAGCTTTTTGGCTCGGAACTGATCAGATACGGTGTAATTTGTCCATCATCTCTTGTGGATTGTTTTCAAGGATGCTGCTTTATGCTAATTTCATACTCGTTTTCTTCACTTCATTGCTTTGGATTAACCCTGTAGCTGAATTCCTTGTTGATTCGAGGATGAATAGTAAGAATGGATCGAATATAACTGATAAAAAGGGAGAAGTTTTGAACTTAGTTGGCTGCATCGGCCTGTCAAGatcgaattttgaaaatttgaggcTATGTTGTATGTTGATTAGTGGACTTCTTCAAATCCTTGCCCTGCGTCCAAATGTGCAAATGTTCTTAAACGAAGCGGTCTTCTGTTGGTACCAAAGATTACATGGCAGCAAGGTTCCGGACTTGGAATATAGCCGGGCAAAGGTCTTTCTTCACAATCACTGCCTATGTCTTGTAGTTCTGCAGTTCTTTGCTCCAGGAGCAATGGTACTTCTTCTACTAGGCTTGTCTCCATTCGATAACAATTTTCTCACTGATATCCATTGGCCTTGTAACAATTCATCTTGCTCTGTTTTTGTTAAAGAAGTTGCTTTGTTTATGGCTTGGTGGATTATATTTGTTTGGGCTGTACACTGTTCAGTGATCCTTGCTTTGTATCGGCGTGGAATTTTCTATGTTTCTTGA